A genomic region of Solanum dulcamara chromosome 2, daSolDulc1.2, whole genome shotgun sequence contains the following coding sequences:
- the LOC129880861 gene encoding alpha-soluble NSF attachment protein-like, translating into MGDQIARGEEFMKKAEKKLSGWGIFGSKYDDAADLFDKAANCFKLAKSWDRAGAVYVKLASCHLKLDSKHEAASAYANAAHCYKKTNMREAISCLEQAVHMFLDIGRLSMSARYYKEIAELYEQEQNLKQAIIYYEKAADLFQSEDVTTSANQCKLKIAQFSAQVEEYQRAIVIFEEIARHSISNNLLKYGVRGHLLNAGICQLCKGDVVAINNALERYQELDPTFSGTRECKLLVDLEAAIDEEDVAKFTGCLQEYDSMTKLDEWRTTLLLRVKQALKAKELEEDDLT; encoded by the exons atggggGATCAAATAGCTAGAGGTGAAGAATTCATGAAGAAAGCTGAGAAAAAACTAAGCGGTTGGGGAATTTTCGGCTCTAAATATGATGACGCTGCAGATTTATTCGATAAAGCTGCTAATTGCTTCAAACTCGCTAAATCAT GGGATCGAGCTGGAGCAGTATATGTCAAATTAGCGAGTTGTCATTTGAAG TTGGATAGCAAACATGAGGCTGCTAGTGCTTACGCTAATGCTGCTCATTGCTACAAGAAGACAAATATGAGAG AGGCGATATCATGTCTAGAGCAGGCAGTACACATGTTTTTGGACATTGGAAGGCTAAGTATGTCTGCAAGATATTACAAG GAAATTGCTGAATTATATGAACAAGAGCAAAATTTGAAGCAGGCTATCATTTACTATGAGAAAGCTGCTGATCTTTTCCAGAGTGAGGATGTAACGACATCTGCAAATCAGTGCAAGCTGAAAATTGCTCAATTCTCTGCTCAAGTAGAAGA ATATCAAAGAGCAATTGTGATCTTTGAGGAGATAGCCCGGCATTCCATTAGCAACAACTTGTTGAAATATGGAGTTAGAGGGCATCTTCTGAATGCTGGTATTTGCCAACTTTGTAAAGGTGATGTTGTTGCAATCAACAATGCATTGGAGCGATATCAG GAACTGGATCCAACATTTTCAGGGACACGCGAGTGCAAGTTGCTAGTG GATTTGGAAGCTGCTATTGACGAGGAAGATGTTGCAAAGTTTACTGGTTGTCTTCAGGAATATGATAGCATGACAAAGCTG GATGAATGGAGGACAACACTTCTTTTGAGAGTGAAGCAAGCGTTGAAGGCGAAGGAGCTAGAGGAAGATGATCTTACTTAA
- the LOC129880857 gene encoding cation/H(+) antiporter 4-like has translation MATATATSVKINPKGELPGGVDEKCYAEIPLHSPGLWGLPDSSLFLDFNLPLLLLQLAVIFLLTQSLHLVLKRIRLPRLISEILAGIILGPTMLGKVPKFTENLFPQSGEVFIDLMSKIGYIFFIFLSGVKMDPKVVLRSGSRAWTIGLLAVILPVASFASLYFGFFSQDVNLHRYRQPATQSIFLIQGLIAFPVVASLLVDLKIMNSELGRLALASSLISDLFSNLGLTIFSTLRIGFLAEITTVISVQSFVLLLGIILLIVFTVRPFSLWVIKRTPEGRPVNSVYIISASVAVFLAVILVDNAGLNYQYGPFILGLVIPDGPPLGSTLVDKLETLVSGMLAPLLITYCGMKVNLVDLYDLVFLNWVWVMVFFCLTVKYASVFLPALACKVPPKDAAALAFIMISQGVIQMSFYLNNVINQTFDGETFSMLTASVLLIAALSHFCVGSLNDHTRIYAGYQKRDIQHASSNSELRLLSCAHRFDDVVGVRKLLDASFPCKESPLAVYALHLVELAGRASPVLIDHQLGQKNTSGVARSQKIVEVFIAFENQFLGSATTHFFTSMSLPRFMHQDICSLAFNKLASMIILPFHRKWNHQGKIILDSSNLRTINNNVLDLAPCSVGILIDRQKIRRLAIQSDNESSMYQVAVVFMGGNDDREALAYAKRMSRSPGLQLTVVRFVSWDIDVRENQWDAVLDAEMLKEVRLLGQHQDNIVYREERVKDGAETALVIHAMEEAFDLIMVGRRHRDDLQQLLGLNEWNDLPELGPVGDMLAAAEINRPVSVLVVQQQIVKNK, from the exons atggCGACGGCGACGGCAACATCAGTGAAAATAAACCCAAAAGGGGAATTACCCGGTGGAGTTGATGAAAAATGTTATGCAGAAATACCCCTTCATTCACCTGGATTATGGGGTTTACCCGATTCTAGCTTATTCCTTGATTTCAATTTGCCGTTGCTGCTTCTCCAATTAGCGGTCATATTTCTGCTGACCCAATCCCTACATTTGGTTCTCAAACGAATCCGTCTTCCCCGACTTATCTCTGAGATTTTG GCAGGTATCATACTGGGCCCAACAATGCTAGGAAAGGTCCCGAAATTTACAGAGAATTTATTCCCACAATCAGGAGAAGTTTTCATAGATTTAATGTCAAAAATTGGGTATATCTTCTTTATATTTCTAAGTGGAGTGAAGATGGACCCAAAAGTGGTGTTGAGAAGTGGTTCGAGGGCGTGGACAATAGGGTTACTTGCAGTCATTCTACCCGTGGCCTCTTTTGCGAGCTTGTATTTTGGATTCTTTTCACAAGATGTAAACTTGCATAGATACCGACAACCAGCCACCCAAAGTATTTTCTTGATACAGGGTTTGATTGCATTTCCTGTGGTTGCTTCACTCCTTGTTGACCTGAAAATCATGAATTCTGAGCTTGGTCGTCTTGCTCTGGCATCAAGTTTGATCAGTGACTTATTTAGTAATCTGGGGTTGACTATCTTCTCCACCCTTAGAATTGGATTCTTGGCAGAGATTACCACTGTAATCTCTGTACAGTCTTTTGTTCTACTTCTTGGCATAATCTTGCTTATTGTGTTTACCGTGCGACCTTTTTCACTTTGGGTCATCAAAAGGACTCCAGAAGGCAGGCCTGTAAATTCCGTTTACATTATTTCGGCATCGGTCGCTGTCTTCTTAGCTGTGATTCTTGTTGATAATGCAGGGCTTAATTACCAATATGGTCCTTTTATTCTAGGTCTTGTCATACCAGATGGTCCACCTCTCGGGTCAACATTGGTAGATAAATTAGAGACCTTAGTATCTGGTATGCTTGCACCTCTTCTGATTACTTATTGTGGTATGAAAGTAAATCTGGTTGATCTGTATGATCTCGTGTTCTTGAATTGGGTATGGGTTATGGTGTTCTTTTGTCTCACCGTGAAGTACGCATCAGTTTTCCTTCCAGCATTGGCCTGCAAGGTGCCCCCAAAAGATGCTGCAGCTCTTGCCTTCATCATGATCTCACAAGGTGTTATTCAGATGTCTTTTTACTTGAACAATGTTATTAATCAA ACATTTGATGGAGAAACCTTTTCCATGCTAACTGCATCTGTATTACTCATAGCTGCACTCTCACATTTCTGCGTTGGGTCGCTCAATGATCATACAAGGATATATGCCGGTTATCAGAAAAGAGACATCCAACATGCTTCAAGCAATTCTGAGTTGCGCTTGCTTTCATGTGCTCATCGATTTGATGATGTCGTAGGTGTCCGTAAGCTCTTAGATGCTTCTTTTCCATGTAAAGAAAGTCCTTTAGCTGTGTATGCACTACACTTGGTGGAACTTGCTGGTCGAGCATCTCCAGTTCTAATTGATCATCAGCTTGGCCAAAAGAATACTTCTGGCGTTGCTCGATCACAAAAGATTGTCGAAGTTTTTATAGCATTTGAAAATCAGTTCTTGGGATCTGCTACTACACATTTCTTCACCTCAATGTCACTGCCAAGGTTCATGCATCAGGACATTTGTTCACTTGCGTTCAACAAGTTAGCCTCCATGATCATACTCCCATTTCACAGGAAATGGAATCACCAGGGGAAGATTATCTTGGACAGCAGTAACTTAAGAACAATCAACAATAATGTTTTGGACTTGGCTCCTTGTTCTGTAGGTATCCTAATTGATCGTCAGAAAATAAGGCGTCTAGCAATTCAATCCGATAATGAGTCATCAATGTATCAAGTAGCCGTGGTTTTCATGGGAGGTAATGATGATCGTGAGGCGTTAGCTTATGCTAAACGTATGTCAAGATCACCTGGACTTCAGCTGACTGTGGTTAGATTCGTGTCATGGGACATCGACGTACGTGAAAACCAGTGGGATGCTGTACTTGATGCTGAGATGTTGAAGGAGGTAAGACTTCTTGGTCAGCACCAGGATAACATTGTGTACAGAGAGGAAAGAGTTAAAGATGGAGCTGAAACAGCTTTGGTCATACATGCTATGGAAGAAGCCTTTGATCTTATCATGGTCGGAAGGCGTCATCGCGACGATCTACAACAACTATTAGGTCTTAATGAATGGAATGATTTGCCAGAACTTGGACCAGTTGGTGACATGCTTGCTGCTGCAGAGATCAATAGACCAGTTTCAGTCTTGGTGGTGCAGCAACAAATTGTAAAGAACAAATGA